The Anolis sagrei isolate rAnoSag1 chromosome 6, rAnoSag1.mat, whole genome shotgun sequence genome includes the window atgggggaccttgtcaaagaaggccttcctgaaatccagacacgctccatccacggcatcattccccgtgtgcatctacccagcttgtaactctattgaagaaagagatcagatgagtctggcatgacttgtttttgataaatccatgttgactattagcgatgaccgcctttgtttctaagtgtttgcagaccgcttccttaacaatcttttccagaatcttgcccggtatcgacgtgaggctgaccggatggtagttgtttggatCATCCCGCAACTGGGACCTGGAAAGACCTAATCAAGGGTCTCTAACAATAGTAGAAGGTTTGATTACGTACACAAAGcaacacttacttaggcgatccctcattgaccaagtaggatagtcttccagtgttctggtgggtccgtaggtgactgtggagccctcttcttgacctgcatcttcttccgcattgtgggcatcagtttccaggtggaaggtggtcccggtcggggttggcttgacgcgccttcctcttggtacgtttctctctttcgccctccattcgtgcctcttcaaattttgcagcactgctggtcacagctgacctccagttagagcggtcaagggccagggcttcccagttctcagtgtctatgccagagttttcaaggttggctttgagcccatctttcaatctcttttttcctgtccaccaacattccgttttccgttcttgagttcggagtagagcaacagtggtcgggcatccggacaatgtggccggtccagcggacttgatggcggaggagcatggcttcaatgctggtggtctttgcttcttccagcacactgatgtttccatgcctttcttcccaagagattcacaggattttccggaggcaatgctaatggaattgttccaggagttgcatgtgacgtctgtagacagtccacgtctcgcaggcgtatagcagggttgggaggggaatagttCTATAAaaaagccccttggtctccctacggatgttccggtcctcaaacactctctgcttcatttggaaaaatgctgcactcgcagagctcaggcagtgttgaatttcagtgtcaatgttgacttttgtggagaggtggctgccaagggagcggaaatggccagcgttttctaatattacaccattaaccTGTATTTCTAGCATAGcagagggactggctggtgactgctggaacagcactttggttttctcgatgttcagtgacaggctgagcttctcatatgcttctgcaaaggtgtttagagtggctttacaggtcttctgaatgcacacagacgacgttatcatcagcatactggagttctataacagatgttgttgtaaccttggttttggctttcagtctgctgaggttaaacagcttgccttctgtccgatagatgatttctactCTGCTGGGAAATTTCCCATTATAAAGCCatcatcctcccaaccctgctatatgcttgcgagacgtggactgtctacagatgtcaacatttgacactgaaatacaacaccacctgagctctgcgagtgcagcatttttcctaatgaagcagagagtgtttgaggaccgctgcttgtttataaagccattgtcctcccaaccctgctatacgcctgcgaaacgtggactgtctacagacatcacaagcaactcctggaacgattccatcagcgctgcctccggaaaatcctggaaatctcctgggaagacaagcggacaagcatcagcgtgctggaagaagaagcaaagaccaccagcattgaagcgatggtcctccaacatcaactccgctggaccggccacattgtccggatgcccgaccaccgtctccgaaagcagttgctctattccgaactcaagaacggaaagcggaacgttggagaacaggaaaagagattgaaagatgggctcaaagccaaccttaaaaactctggcatagacactgagaactgggaagccctggcccttgcgcgctccagctggaggtcagctgtgaccagcagtgctgcggaatttgaagaggcacaaatggagggcgaaagagaaaaatgtgccaagaggaaggtgcgtcaagccaaccccgaccgggaccgccttccacctggaaaccgatgtcctcactgcggaagaagatgcgggtcaagaatggggctccacagtcacctatggatccaccttggacaacaagggatcgcctaagtaagtaagtaagtaaagtaattgTGAATCcagtgtagttgcatagaatctgaaTGCCCGTATGTCCAATGTCGTTCTTTGTCTAAACTCTTCtgctggcagggctgaagaccgacaggccggaggttcaaatccagggagagcgggttgagctccctctgtcagctccagctccccatgcaaaggggacatgagagaagcctccttccCACAAGGAGGGTAAAGCATCaaaagcatcccctgggcaacgtccttgcagatggccgattctctcacaccagaagcgacttgcagtttcaggCCTCCATTTCAAAACCAGTGGCCACCCTCTTCGGGGGAAAGAGGGTGGCCACTCTTCCAGGCTTGGTGTGACGCTTCTTGCCATGGATCAGCGCTTTGGGACGAGGGGAGCGGCCATTCGACAAGATCCTGagggaaaactacaaatcccagagcaTCCGCCATGACAGGCCAAAGGGAGGGCAGCTCCGCAGCGCCCCCTGGCGACCGAGAAGGGAGAGCAGAGGAACCACGCATGCGCCCCGCCCCCTCTCCCGCTTTCCCCTTCGCCCAATCACCGTTGAAGACGGACCGCCGCTTTGCCCAATCGAAATGGGCGGCGCTCGAGCGGCGGCCAGGTCGACCAATTGGAAAAGGCGGGGCCGTAGACGCCACTTCCGGTTTTCCTGCCAGGGCCAAGATGGAGGCGCTGCGCTGAGGTgaggccctttctttttcctccggAATGTTAGCAgcgagggtgctgatctaatgtccctatgATAATAGGTAGATAGTACAGCTAGATTAGATAGttgttttttttcgtgtcagaagtgacttgagaaactgcaagtcgtttctggtgtgagagaattggccgtctgcaaggacgttgctcagggaacATTGCCCGGATgtagtagaatcctagagtgggaacagccctcctgggccatcatccagtccacccccattctgcccagaagcaggaatattgcgttcaaatcacccctggcagatggccatccagcctctgtttaaaagcttccaaagaaggagcctccaccacactccggggcagagagttccactgctgaacagctctcacagtcaggaagttcttcctcgtgttcaggtggaatctcctctcttgtagtttgaagccattgctcacttgcgtccttgtctccagagaagcagaaaacaagcttgctccctcctcctccctgtggcttcctctcacatatttatacatggctttcatcatatctcctctcatccttctcttcttcaggctaaacatgcccagctccttaagccgctcctcatagggcttgttctccagacccttgatctgcaccctcctccctgtagcttcctctcacatatttatacatggctctcatgtctcctctcagccttctcttcttcaggctaaacatgcccagctccttaagccgctcctcatagggcttgttctccagaccctttatcatttgagtcgctctctttctctggacacattccagcttagagtcaatatctcctttcaattgtggtgcccagaactggacacaatattccaggtaaagtggtctaaccaaagcagaatagagcatggggagcatgacttccctagatctagacactaggctcctcttgatgcaggtcaaaatcccattggctttttttgccaccacatcacattgttggctcatgtttaacttcctccccacgaggactccaagatctttttcacacgtcctgctctcaagccaggcctcatcgtcccgcattctgtctctttgcatttcgtttttcctgccaatagTGTAGATAGTAGATAGTGTTGAGGGGTAGTTGATAGACACACCtacatatctctccttacgaaccctctaggaatttaagatcttctggggaggccctgctctcagccctgccatcttcacaggttcgataaattagttaatttagcctccccacacttttaaggtggtacctaattttcctacttgacagcaactgtctttcaggttgcaaaggtcgacaacaggctacacaattggttggaaacccactccaacccgggctggcttcgaactcatgaccttttggtcagagtgatcttaatacagctgacactcagccagctgtgccataatcccggtttaaaatatttttgtactgttgtgggcatcgaattgtgctgttttgtaaaccgccatgagtcgccctcaggctgagaatggcggtataaaggcatagtaagtaagtaagtaggtaggtaggtagatagatagatagatagataagatgataagataagataagattgATTGATTAGATAATTgattagattgattgattgattgattagattgattgattagatagatagattgattagatagattgattgattagatagatagattgattagatagatagattgattagatagattagatagatagatagatagatagatagatagatgggactAATTTGTCATCTTCTCTCTCCCCAGGGCTCCAGCATTGCGGAGGAGGAACAGGGGCCTTCGGAATGACTTCTGTGGGGCTGCTGAGGGCCCTGTTGGCACGCCCCCCTGCCCTGCCGTGGGGTAGGTCCCGCTGAATGCCAGATGCACTCCCTGGGCTGGGTTTGAGGGCCTTGGAAGGCAGGGTCCATGGGGCAGAGGTCTCCAAACATTCCATGTTGACAACATTCTTGTCAGACAGGCACCATTTGGTGGCACAGTAATTAAATTCAACCCGCAAATTGGAAGTCAAACCTACACATTTTGTATACAAAATGTATGGAGTTGCAGCATATCTTTTGAAAACCTTTTATCGGTATCTTTAAAAGTGCTGTATATTGTTTGAAATAGATTCAGAGGTCTCTCATATTCGTGTGAAACACCTGCACGCTGCAGCTGACACAAACGTGTTGCAAATCTCAATTTGGGAAGCTCTGccgttgtagtttagtgaggcatcagcacaAAGGAGGCTAAAGAGCTAGCACAATAACAACTCctacaactccatagcattgagtcacatctgatcttcgacaggccccttctttggcagctttcagaaagaacctaaaaacttggctgttccgacgtgccttctcagattaggaatcccccacccaagtcctagaagcactttagtacaattaacattactgcacaccgcactattttaatcctatgctcctcctgccactccagcacttttaaccctgtaccccatggcgctggccggcccagttttaaagtgtcttgatgtattgttactgttgttgttatttgcttaactatttgatttgctttgtttattattgttgtgttatgtttttactgtattgtgttctgaggcttcggcctgtgtaagccgcatcgagtccttcgggagatgctagcggggtacaaaaaaagttaataataataataatctgttaaAGTGaatgggaaccccccccccctccccccagcaccaaagAGATGGGCCAGGAAGTTAGGTCCCTCTTGTCTCCTGTACTGTGCTTATAATCATTtaatttgcttgtattgttatgattattgcttgtattgttgtatttgggctccgcctcatgtaagccacaccgagtcccttggggagatggtagcagggtacaaataaagtgttattattattattattatataatatataatatataatataatacacaatataattcaaaataatataatatattgtctatacatataatgataatattataatgtaacacaatataataataatatattataattatatattttatattaaatgtaatattacaaataatattacactataatgttatagtacaatgtaatatataatattaatattgtgctatggtaaaaatataatatattgtatttactttttacttgtaagccacgctgagtcccctttgggatgagaagggcggcatataaatgttgtaaataagtaagtaaataaagtcaaactgccttaattctacagcgtaggtACACTGCCTTCTCTCTGGGTTATTAATTAATTGGTGGAAAAACATGAGAAGGGAGGCTATAGCAAAGATTTTAAAAGGGGGCAGGGAGGACTGCGTGATTTTTTCGTGTCCATGTgatgcttgttttgttttgattggcTTTGTGTGTGAAAGGCATGAGGGAAGAGCTAAAGCACGTATGGGAAAACTTGTTCCTTCCacaggctgttaagaattgtgggagttggaagcaaaacacctggagggcccaagtttgcccatgcttgggctAAAGCCATGTCCTTTGTTTCCTCCCAGGAGCCCTGGCTGCCTCTTCTGCTCGCTCCTTCCTGCTGCCCCTCCGTTTGGCACCCCAAGTACCCCTGTTGTCGCCGCCCGTCTGTCCTATGGCGACCTTGAACCAGATGCACTGGCTAGGCCGCCGTAAGCGCCCCCCTCCCAAGGTGGGCCCGCTGGGGGGCCACCCGCAGCTCAAGGGGGTGGTGCTCAAGACCATGATCCGCAAGCCCAAGAAGCCCAACTCGGCCAACCGGAAGTGTGCCCGCGTGCGGCTGAGCAACGGCAAAGAGGTGGTCTGCTTCATCCCCGGGGAAGGGCACAACCTCCAGGAGCACAACATCGTCCTGGTGGAGGGCGGCAGGACGCAGGACTTGCCAGGGGTCAAGCTCAAGATAGTGCGGGGCAAGTACGACTGTGCCCACGTCCAGAAGAAGAAGCAGTGAGTGCTCAGGAGCCGAAGGGGGCCGGTCTGGGGACCACCTCTTGCGCAGAGCACAAATGACTCTTACCGAGATAAACATTGCCTTTGTTGGCCTTTTCCGAAATAAAGTGGTATAACCTGCCTCCACTGACCAAATTGGGATCTAATCATTTCCAGCTTCAAAAACATAAGTTAGGTCATGATAACGAACGTAAAATGAGTGATGTACCTGGACCAGAAGGAGCTGATCTTGGTTCCCGTCTTGGAGGTCGACCTCGGCCTTCCCGTTTCAGGAATCTCAGAGCAACTCCCTTGGCGTACTGCCACATCTGGATatttttccctctcccttttctcTTGTCAATCATAGAACATGAGGgataaatataggttgcttacctgtaaccatagttgcctgagtggtcacctgtgaattcgcacatatggttATTCCTGCGACTGCGCAGAGTAGCTTCGGAATCTTCTAgcaaaattattatatatttttggtggtagccccacccactctcccccgagagtgtgtatatatgtgtgtgtgtgtgtatatagccagtgggaggggctatAGCCTCCAGTTCTCTTTCTCCGCGCCTTTAGCAGCAGCTTGAGAACCTTCCTCTTGACTAGCTCTTAATTTTACGTATTGGACTTGGACTGACTGACTTTCCTGCCTTTTCCTTCCCTGACAGACTGGCCGACTTATTCTTAACTCTCTAATCCTGACCCGGGCTGACTGACTGACTCTGAATTCGCTGGTCCTGACCTGGACTGTCTTTAAGTATTCGCCTATCCTGTTAGTATTTGCTCTCCTGTTGGTATTTGCTTCAATATGTCGGCTACCACATCCTTTAAGCGCTGTACTAGCTGCCCAAACAACTTTCCTGACAATGATGGCTATTCCTAAATAACCATATGTGCGaatcacagttgaccacgatgggaaacaTACCATTGTGGGGCATGGGTGTGGGGGCATTCTGGCTTGGAATAAAAAAGTCATTGGTAGAAACCCCTTACCGGAATCATTTTAGCCAATTATTGCTTTCCGTCTCACAGCTGGAAGGACTGCCCCCCTGCTAGGCCACACCCCCTGCCTCTGCTCCCCCCCAAGCAGTACGGGAAGTGGAGTCCCtcaggaagggaagaatggatggaCAGTGGCCGAACCATCTCCACCTGCTTTGCAGTGGGAGTGTTCAAACCTATTTCACATGCATAGGGTTTGCTAATTGCACAGAAACAAGACCATCTTAgacggtgtttctcaaccctcctaatgctgcgatcccttaacacagttcctcatattgtggttgaattgtaatgtaaatatctgatatgcaggatgcattacatcaaactgcgttaattctgccATGTAGACACGCCCGCAACGTCGCTTATCCCCTCGGCCCAAGCCAACCAAACAGACGGCAGGACACACCATCCGAATACAAAACTGTTGTATTGGAGAAACACCAGCTAGAACTCCATACATCTTTTTCCGAGGCAGAGTTTCCTGGGGCAAAAAATCCCCAACGGCGGACTCCAGGGCAACGGGCCCAGGGCCTCttttgccctccccccccaacccaaAACAACAGGGGTGCAAGGGGGGCGCATGAGGGTGCAGCGGAGGCCGGCTGCAAGAAGGTGCAACGGAGGGGCAACGCTCCCCTCCCTCTGGGTTCCAAGCCACTTGTCCTGCTTCAGACGCCGTCCTTGGTTTGGCGCCGGATCAGCTCTGCATAGAGGCCGCCTTTCCTCAGGAGCTCAGTGTGCGTCCCAGCCTGGAAGGGGAGACGGGGATTTCATGAACCGGGGTGCAGGCCAGGACTGACCACCCGTCCACCCCAAAAACTCCCCCCAGACAAGCCACAGGCGGGACAGGAGCAGCGTCCACCTGCCACACAAGCAAACTCCTCCGCAAAGGGAAGCCGAGGGTCTCCAACCCCCAAGCTTGGGCTTCTTCTATTTATTCCCTTTCACTTTATGTAGTGTTGCTACTACATATAATGTGGCCATTTCCCTGGATTGCTTTGCCTTTCTTTTGAACTGTAAGCTGCTTTTTGTCgtgtcgggagcgacttgagaaactgcaagccgcttctggtgtgagagaattggccgtctgcaaggacgtgcccaggggacgttgcccggatgttttgatggtttaataatagtaatgtacacaacaatagcaatatgcaaagactctggcacaagccagtcaagatggtcccagtggtgatcgacacactgggtgcagtgcctaaagactttggcctaaagcagtggttctcaacctacctaatgctgcgaccccttaatacagttcctcatgttgtggtgaccccccaatcagcaaattattttcatgacaactacacaactctaattttgctactgttgtgaagcataatgtaaatatctgatatgcaggatgtattttcattcactggaccaaaatctggcacaaatacccaatagcccaaatttgaacactggtggtgttgggtgggggatcgattttgtcatttgggagttgtagttgctgggatttatagttcacctacagtcaaagagcattccaaactccaccaatgatggaattgaaccaaacttggcacacagaactcccatgagcaagagaaaagactggaaaggtttggtggccattgaccttgagttttggagttgtagttcacctacatccctagagcactgtggactcaaacaataatggctctggaccaaatttggcatgacaatcaatatgcccaaatgtgaactctgctggagtttggggaaaatagaccttgacattgggagttgtcgttactgggaatttatagttcacctacaatcaaagagcattccgaaccccaccaaggttagaattgggccaaacttcccacacagaacccccatgaccaacagaaaatactgcatctttggtgacccctctgacaccccctcgcgacccctccaggggtcccgacccccaggttgagaaacgctggcctaaAGACTGGTTCTGGCTGTTGCTGAGTGCCTTTTATGTTTACAGtgctccctcgctactttgcggtttgcttttcgcggactcgctctttcgcgggtttttgcctcccagtttatgaatggttgccgttgcccagagcagcattctaatcccacctcctggcaacgatggagtgtgggaGGGGGTCtcaccctccccctcgggagagaggcagcctaCCAAGAGAGACTgcaagcaaagcagagatagctagcaaaaagaaaaggtgtatggtgcctttaaatctctcctcacttctgtcTCACCCTAGGAACGCGACATACATACGTAAGGAACCTatttcgcggattttcactttttgcgggtggtcctggaacgtaacccccgcgataagtgaggggaCACTGTCCATGGAAGATTGCTGGAACCAAACCAGGGGTCAGGGAGACTCCCACCACCTGACGTGGCCTATTAAGcagcccccagtggctcaatcGGTTAAACTCTGGTGCCGGCAgtactgatcaaaaggtcggcaatttgaatccagggagtggggtaagctcccgtctgtcagctccagcttcccatgcagggacacgaaagaagcctcccacaggatggcaaaacatcccggtgtcccctgggcaaggcACTTGCAGAGGgctaattatctcacaccagaagcgacttgcattttttctcaaatcactcctgacgcgcacacacatacaaaaagtgGCCAATATAGAGTGACAAGGTGTTAACAAAGTTGGAGATTTGTTTAGTTTTCAAAGATTGGAATTCCACTCAGAAACAGGTAAACTTCAGAAAGcaagcaatcaagtgccagttaactcCTCCcacacagaggatgcctccagataataacagccaggctacctcacTGATTGAATTTGTAGCTTCATGGCTGCTCAATGCTACTCAAGCTTGCCAATTACAACTGTCACAGGTCCTTTAAACAGAcatgggttctttctcccaccctggaatggacattccacagatatatatatacactccacttgcttcactgcaaACAGACCCCTGATAATGCCagtcagatgcaggcgaaacatcagaagaaaatgctgctggaatatggccatgcagtctggaaaactcacagcagcccgcTGAAACTcaacccttccttccccctttgatGCCTGTTTTGGGggactctgccccccccccatgccGGCTCACCTCTGCCACCTGGCCCTTGGAGAGCACCACAATGAGGTCGGCGTCCTTCACGGTGCTGAGCCGATGGGCAATGACCAGCACCGTGCGGCCGGCCACTGCCCGGTCAAGTGCCTCCTGCACTATGTGCTCCGACTCGGCGTCCAGGGCGCTGGTGGCCTCGTCGAGGATCAGTATTTTGGGGTTCTTGATGAGGGCCCGGGCAATGGCCACCCGCTGCTTCTGCCCTCCGGACAAGGTCACTCCCCGCTCCCCTGGCAGGAGAAGAGGCATCAGCACAGGGGAAGGGGCTTCCCTCCATACTCCCAAACTGCTTtggaatatacacacacatgtgcacaccCACTACTTTCATGTTGAAACACACAGCAACACCGTGAAATGGgtcaaaacaaaagaaagagtTGAAAACAACTGGCACAAAATGTCCGGAGAGCCTCAGCATAACGTTTCAGGAGAAAGTGAGCCAAGCCGAACCTCTTTTGCTTTCCAAGCTGCTTCCCCGGGCCCAACTCACCCACGACGGTGTTGTATCCGTCAGGGAAGCTGCGGATGAACCCGTCGGCGTTGGCAAGGCGGGCGGCAGCGTGGATCTCGGCCTCCGAGGCGCACGGCCTGCCGAAGCGGATGTTCTCCAGGATGCTTGTGCTGAACAGGACGGGCTCCTGGGAAGAGGGCAGCGGGGCATCAGAgccgaggaggggggggggggctaagccTAACCCATGACCCCAGAAACCCCAGGCCTTTTCCCCAGCTCAGAATGCTACTCCCAATCTCTCAATGGGATACACAAAGACTCCAGTTCCACAAATTGCAGCCCAGCTTGGggtcaaatgacaggaaaggagattccactgaacaTTAACATAAgaagaattgtcgaaggctttcatggccggaatcactgggttgttgtaggttttttcgggctatgtggccatgttccagaggcattctctcctgacgtttcggctgcatctatggcaagcatcctcagaggtagtgaggtctgttggaactaggaaaaagggtttatatatctgtggaatgaccagggtgggataaaggactcttgtctgctggagctaggggtgaatgtttcaaatgaccacctgcattagcatttaatggcttggaagtgcctggggaatcttttattgagaggtgattagatgtgcctggttgtttcctctctgttgttttgctgttgtaattttagagttctttaatactgggagccagactgtgttcattttcatggtttcctcctttctgttgaaattgtccacatgcttcttgtggatttcaatggcttctctgtgtagtctgacatggtggttgttggagtggtccacccagaggaaaagtgttcttgccatacatcaagggacccactgaccgcagagggaaactgatgaggaaacacaacctacaaactatctccagacccaccaagacaaTCCAgccaatgctccattcagcaaaggacaagagggatcctctcacttctgcaggagtctaccgtgtaccatgtagctgtggacaagaagtctccagagggaccaccaaacgcagcattgccctgtcacgaatcaag containing:
- the MRPS12 gene encoding small ribosomal subunit protein uS12m, giving the protein MTSVGLLRALLARPPALPWGALAASSARSFLLPLRLAPQVPLLSPPVCPMATLNQMHWLGRRKRPPPKVGPLGGHPQLKGVVLKTMIRKPKKPNSANRKCARVRLSNGKEVVCFIPGEGHNLQEHNIVLVEGGRTQDLPGVKLKIVRGKYDCAHVQKKKQ